In Helianthus annuus cultivar XRQ/B chromosome 3, HanXRQr2.0-SUNRISE, whole genome shotgun sequence, a single window of DNA contains:
- the LOC110930105 gene encoding protein NEN4, with translation MQDMSNEIVFFDLETNVPNKPGQKFWVLEFGAIVVCPRKLVELGSYCTLIRPGDLSAVGLNPARCHGISRGTVLNAPSFEEVADKIFKILNGRIWAGHNIRRFDCVRIKEAFKEIGRPAPEPVALIDSLGVLSEKFGKRAGNMKMASLAAYFGLGEQKHRSLDDVRMNLEVLKHCATVLFLESAVPGVLEDQWQHNSSPNITTRSRSNVVIKEPSVPTTMNKVWHEDQKSSISSPMKKRCHQDQATPMMTTRSRSKVSKPSAEEANRKSPSVLNRHRVVPYPTGSLGQMTEKVKNILQNARKTPLNSLLKHSHTLLR, from the exons ATGCAAGACATGTCGAACGAAATCGTGTTCTTTGATTTGGAAACAAACGTACCAAACAAACCTGGGCAAAAATTCTGGGTGTTGGAGTTTGGAGCAATTGTGGTTTGTCCAAGAAAGCTAGTTGAGCTCGGGAGTTATTGCACGTTGATTCGACCGGGTGACTTATCAGCAGTCGGGTTGAATCCAGCGCGGTGCCATGGGATCTCACGAGGGACGGTTTTAAACGCTCCATCTTTTGAAGAAGTGGCTGATAAAATATTCAAGATTTTGAATGGTAGGATATGGGCTGGACATAATATCCGAAGGTTTGATTGTGTTAGAATTAAAGAGGCTTTTAAGGAGATCGGTCGGCCTGCTCCAGAGCCCGTAGCGTTGATCGATTCGTTAGGAGTTTTGTCGGAGAAATTTGGTAAACGAGCTGGGAATATGAAGATGGCTTCATTGGCTGCTTATTTTGGACTTGGTGAACAAAAACACAG GAGTCTAGATGATGTTCGAATGAATCTTGAAGTTCTCAAGCATTGTGCCACCGTGTTGTTTCTG GAATCAGCGGTTCCTGGTGTTCTTGAGGATCAATGGCAGCACAACTCATCGCCTAACATCACAACTAGAAGCAGAAGCAATGTAGTG ATTAAGGAACCGAGTGTACCGACAACAATGAACAAAGTATGGCATGAAGATCAGAAATCTAGCATATCAAGCCCAATGAAAAAAAGATGTCATCAAGATCAGGCAACACCAATGATGACAACAAGAAGTAGGAGCAAAGTCAGCAAACCGAGTGCCGAAGAAGCAAACAGGAAATCTCCTTCTGTACTTAATCGCCATCGAGTCGTCCCCTATCCAACAGGAAGTCTTGGACAG ATGacagaaaaggtgaagaacataTTGCAAAATGCGCGAAAGACGCCATTGAATAGTCTTCTCAAGCATTCCCATACACTTCTCAGATGA